One part of the Nitrospiraceae bacterium genome encodes these proteins:
- the glgA gene encoding glycogen synthase GlgA produces the protein MIHPSLHILIAASEATPYAKTGGLADVVGALSLEFAKLGHDVILILPYYRSVKDSGRSFRAVGSFRVPTPNGPADTVIEEEVAPVDQDGYRIRVWALRHDHFFDRVGLYQDKGGDYADNLDRFTFFSRAVLEGMAYLNARHSWKPDILHLHDWQTSLCAPYLKTTYREQVDLQGSRILLTLHNVGYQGIFPASDFSRTGLPPSMFTPSTLEFHGSVNLLKGGIVFADCLTTVSPTYAREILSPEFGFGLDGVLRHCRHRLTGILNGIDVEQWNPETDPHLPAHYSVANQAGKNICKRSLQREFQLPEKDVPLISVIARLVSQKGSDLVGDIIPDLMTQDVQLVVLGTGDPAYEERFRALQKRFPSQFGLVIGFDEALAHRIEAGADILLMPSRYEPCGLSQLYSLRYGTVPVVRKTGGLADTVVPFTPTNAQAGTATGFQFEAATAESLLSVITKAIALYHDRSTWKRLVLAGMRTNVSWARSAQSYNQLFLTLLREQKRKA, from the coding sequence ATGATACATCCGTCCCTGCATATCCTCATCGCGGCCTCCGAAGCAACTCCCTACGCGAAAACTGGTGGATTGGCTGATGTCGTCGGGGCATTGTCCCTCGAATTTGCCAAGCTTGGTCATGATGTCATCTTGATACTTCCCTACTACCGAAGTGTGAAAGACTCAGGCCGATCGTTTCGAGCCGTTGGATCATTCCGTGTCCCCACTCCGAATGGCCCAGCCGACACGGTCATCGAGGAAGAGGTGGCTCCGGTAGATCAAGACGGGTACCGTATCCGAGTCTGGGCGTTACGTCACGATCATTTCTTTGACCGCGTCGGACTGTATCAGGACAAGGGGGGTGACTACGCGGATAATCTGGATCGATTTACTTTCTTCAGTCGCGCAGTTCTCGAGGGGATGGCGTATCTCAATGCCCGGCATAGCTGGAAACCAGATATCCTCCATCTTCACGACTGGCAGACCTCACTCTGCGCTCCATATCTCAAAACGACCTATCGGGAACAGGTTGATCTGCAGGGTTCCCGGATTCTTTTAACGCTCCATAATGTTGGCTATCAGGGTATTTTCCCGGCGTCGGATTTTTCAAGGACCGGGCTTCCTCCATCGATGTTTACCCCGAGCACGTTGGAGTTCCACGGCTCAGTGAATTTGCTCAAGGGGGGAATTGTGTTTGCCGATTGTCTGACCACGGTGAGTCCAACATATGCTCGAGAAATTCTGTCGCCGGAATTCGGTTTTGGGTTGGATGGCGTGTTGAGACATTGCCGACACCGGCTCACGGGAATTCTTAACGGCATTGATGTCGAGCAATGGAATCCCGAAACGGATCCCCATTTGCCAGCCCACTACTCTGTGGCGAACCAAGCTGGGAAGAACATTTGCAAAAGGTCCCTCCAGCGAGAGTTTCAGTTGCCAGAGAAAGATGTCCCACTTATCAGTGTGATCGCCCGACTTGTTTCTCAAAAGGGATCAGATCTCGTCGGCGATATCATTCCTGATCTCATGACACAGGACGTGCAACTGGTAGTTTTGGGGACTGGCGATCCTGCCTATGAAGAACGATTCCGCGCATTGCAGAAGCGCTTTCCATCACAATTCGGGCTCGTCATCGGCTTCGACGAAGCACTTGCACACAGAATCGAAGCAGGGGCTGACATCTTACTGATGCCGTCTCGATATGAGCCATGCGGGCTGAGCCAGTTGTACAGTCTTCGTTACGGCACGGTGCCCGTCGTCAGGAAGACAGGAGGGTTGGCCGACACCGTCGTGCCGTTCACTCCAACGAACGCCCAGGCAGGAACCGCCACTGGATTTCAGTTTGAAGCAGCAACGGCCGAATCGTTGCTCAGCGTGATAACGAAGGCGATCGCTCTGTATCACGATCGCTCAACCTGGAAGAGGCTGGTTCTAGCAGGTATGAGGACGAATGTGTCTTGGGCCCGATCTGCCCAATCGTATAATCAGCTCTTCTTGACCCTTCTCCGGGAGCAAAAGAGGAAAGCTTAG
- a CDS encoding LuxR C-terminal-related transcriptional regulator: MSDPTGIPDPAETLADQRAGPGIVVLSASMQLLHMNRQASELSKQINAALHGGGASKAAHGVLPTALTELCGEIVKALHIRTEAKDWEQFEIKRVTGNPDQPVLLRGFGLPDRGGVQFARLVVTMEELARRQQLNTDQAKEKFQLTNREQSVVEHLAKGWTNKEIANALQITEQTVKEHIKHIMRKTNATTRTGILVQIFNS, from the coding sequence ATGAGCGATCCAACAGGTATCCCAGATCCAGCCGAAACCCTGGCTGACCAGCGGGCGGGCCCGGGCATTGTTGTGCTCTCGGCCTCCATGCAGTTACTTCACATGAACCGTCAGGCATCCGAATTGTCTAAGCAGATTAATGCCGCCCTGCACGGAGGAGGGGCTTCCAAAGCTGCCCACGGCGTATTGCCAACAGCTCTCACAGAACTCTGCGGCGAGATCGTCAAAGCGCTTCACATTCGTACTGAAGCGAAAGACTGGGAGCAGTTTGAAATCAAACGAGTGACAGGCAACCCGGACCAGCCGGTTTTATTACGGGGATTTGGCTTACCAGATCGAGGCGGTGTGCAATTTGCGCGGCTGGTCGTCACTATGGAAGAGTTGGCCCGACGGCAGCAACTGAACACAGACCAGGCCAAAGAGAAATTCCAATTGACCAATCGGGAACAGTCGGTCGTGGAACACCTGGCAAAGGGATGGACGAATAAAGAAATCGCCAATGCGCTTCAAATCACAGAGCAAACGGTTAAAGAACATATTAAACATATTATGAGGAAAACCAACGCAACGACTCGTACTGGGATCCTCGTTCAAATCTTCAACTCATAA